Genomic segment of Vitis riparia cultivar Riparia Gloire de Montpellier isolate 1030 chromosome 19, EGFV_Vit.rip_1.0, whole genome shotgun sequence:
TACCCTCTCGGTTTTCAACCGTCTCGAATCAAGTTGGTTGGCTCACTCAAAACATAATGGGGTAGTTCATATTTTGCACCTGCAGCAAGGTTTTGTATGGCATTGTTGATGGAGTTTTAGGGCAGAGAGAAATGAAAATAGAGTACTTTTATATTGAAAAACTACGGGAAATACTTGCCACAGAAACAGGAAGGAATGCAAATGGATAGGTACCTCTTTCATCATAGCAAATTGTCAAATCGGCACTTTGAACAATGACCCCTGCGCTGTCCACAATTGCTTGTGCAAGGGTTAGATCAGCTTCAGCAGCAGCTCGAAGTGCATCCCAGATCTCTAGAGTTgaggaaaatgatattaatatttttgatcTTGAAATACTAACAAGAGACAATGACAAGATAAAATCAAGTTCTCCAGTTAAAGAAGTAGCAAGTGACATAGTAATATAAGCATGATTCAGCTAAACCAACATGAATATGTGAAACCCCTCATGAAAGGTATGTCAAGCATATTTCTGGGAAAGTAATctacttttaatgaaaattagtCTCACTAGATCTAAAAATGAGGCTTAGATTCACACACAAAATTATGTGTGAGAAGATCAAACAACAGGATGGCTATTGAAGCCGAGCTCTTAGAACTTCAGGAGGGCTGGTCCTAGCATTTAGATGTGAGCATTAGAAGCCTTCAAATTGAAGGGGATCTTGGCGgttattttctttctcctgGGAAGGAAGGTCCTTGGACGCTCTCCCACTAGCTGAGGAGGATAGTCCTTGAAGGAGATTTTCTTCCACATGAGGAATTTGTAGTTTTATTCGCTCTGGATCAGTTTTCAGCCTATGAGCTTAGTTTGTCTTTGTAGATGGTCCGTCTGTGTCTTATCAATACAATTTCTTGTTTCTTatcaaaagaagataaaaagaaaaattacaatgACATCGCCTCTGTCTATAAGGAATGGAGATGATTCCAACTCTTTCTAAACTACAGTGCAGACAAGGACTccaaaaatatgagaaaacaaagaagtGGGAAGCAAAAAGTGTTGACAAGAAAGAGAATAGCACACACAAGAACACATAAGAAAATGTGCTAAAGCCTGAAGAAGCATATAAGCAAGAGTCATGTGAGCTAATAGGTCCTAAGGAATACCTCTACACTTTATgtaattttagaatttcttttataagttCGATTCCAGAAGATTAGAAACCAAGCTTCCcaataataaaacaagaaataacaCTGGAAGCAAAATCCTGAGACTGTGAAAGAACAATTgcaaaattttaggaaacaaaaaactTAAACCAAGGGACTGAACAATATAAAACATTCAGCATCTTACTCAACACAGTTTAGaatgaattttctttcttgaagTTAACCAGCTTGGAGCTTGGTGCTGCTATTGCCCATTGTTGGTTAAAAGTACAAATAGCCACCTAATCTGTCTTAAATGGGTTACCatttaaaattatgaacatTGACTAGAGAAGtcataaatatgttttagatattaaaaatgggaaatatctgtgtgtgtgtggaaaaaaaaaaccctaatcaaaACAGATAACGGAGGTTACCACACATGAGAGAGCAAATCAGGACCAGAACTTTGCTTCTTTTGTATTGGTAGGTAATATTTTTTACCATACATCACCCTACAAGGCTCATTAACCGTTCACTCTTAAGGGTATGCATTAAGCAAAAATATCATTTCCtgattcataaaaaattcaaccccaaaaaaacaagaaacaaaaggaagaaaattacaggataaattcaaggaaaataaaaaaattcttgccTCTTGCAAGTTAAATGAACAATGAGCaatcacaaaaggaaaaaacatcaaAAGGTAATCAAAGTTAAGTAAACAATCAATAGAAGTCAACCTACAATTTAATTTAGAAAGCAATCAATGTCAAGGGAAAATTACAGGATAAATTCAAGAGAATCTCCACCATGTCAAAATAATAGGATATAGTGTTTTTATCAATTGATTGTACTACAGTCCACATCAAGAAAATTGTGCTTGTTTAGAAGTAAGATTATCATGTTCAAGAGAAAATTACTCTTGCAATTCAATCATCAATATAACTGCACTTTAACATGTGGAGTCGATCACAAAAACTCTGGTGAACCCTCCTCCAGTTGGCCCCTCAAGGTGATAAAAGCAATCACAAAAGATTTGAGCCTGGTTTATTGAGCTCAATCCACAGATTCTGTAGGGGTTTCTCCTTCACAACTAATTATGCTACATGAAAGTAGTTTCCTGATGTTGAATCTGTAATATTTAGGAGAAAAATCCATGCATGAATCATGACATGGCGATTTTATGGGATTTGTTCAACACTGTTGACCTTGAAGTGGTTTACACATAAATCAGCACCAATTTGTTTGAATCACTTCTGCCTAAAAATGAGAAAGTTGCTTAATCTTTTTCAACAAAGGATTGTTTATCTTTGTTTTCACATACATAAATATGATGGAAATATCTTCATGCTCAAATTTATGCTAGGTATGCCAAAAATCAATGACCACCCAATACATTTTGGTGCCAATCATTAGTCATTACACATTCCTAGGGACACTACCTTTCTGGCCACCATAGTGAGGAGCTGTGTCCCAAAATTCATCACGCATCTGCATGAGCTGAGTTTTTGTAAGCGGTTGAGGATTCTTCCAAGGCTTTGGTTTCCGTATCTTCTTTACAGTCCCTGTGATAATCAATAAATAGCAACTGTTATATTAGCAAATCATCAGGATTATATAACTTAAATATATCAGTATATTAGTCAGGATTGTCAATCTGATAGTACTGCTCATCTAGCGATCTCTGAAATTTCAGGTAAAACAAGGGCACTAGGTATTTGATAGCATAGGTTCCATAGGATCTCATGTCGCGTAATGACTAAATgatgaaaagaatatttttgcAAATCATCAGGATTATATAACTTAAATATATCAGTATATTAGTCAGGATTGTCAATCTGATAGTACTGCTCATCTAGTGATCAAAGAAATTTCAGGTAAAACAAGGGCACTAGGTATTTGATAGCCTAGGTTCCATAGGATCTAATGTCACATAATGACTAAATGatgaaaagaataatttttagataggTACACATCTATTTTAACCTTGGATCAAATTGAAATCTCCCATATCCCCATCCCAGCACCTCCCACCAAAACTAGGCACTGGGGGCTGGATCATGAATAGAATATAATGGAAAGGAACCTTGTCTTACACTGCCCCTTTTTTTCCTTAACACTTTTGCAATTCTGGATATTCATTGATTGTTATTTCATGGAAGGAAATAAATAGTCTGTGTAACATGAAAAGAACCACCAATTTTTCTACAGAAGATAAGGGAAATCCCATGTTGATGGTTGAAACCCAATTTACAAgaagaatttattttatcaaagttTTTAAACAGTAAGAAAAGTTTCACAATTTACAAAAATGGTGCACATGAGTCCTTGCTCAGGTGGCTAGAGTTTAGGGTGGGGATGGGGAGACTCCATTTGTTTGATTtcatataacaaaaattaacgAAAAAAGGAGCTAcctaaaatttatgaaaatggaGTGCAAAAAATCACAGGGTTAAAACTCCATCTTATAGCACTCTCCCACCCATGAATGAAGGGTTACATGTTTGAGTTCTGAACATGCCTGATGGACGGTCCTTGGGGAATGTTCAAGTATCATGGTTTTCTGTGGTTAAACAATTGGGAACATTCTATAGTGGACTATTCCTTTTCCAAGCTAACATGTCAGATTTTGGCCCACCGAACAatactgaaaaagaaaaaaacataaagaactAAACACTAAATTTACAATTTGTTTGCCAAAATAAACTGTTCTACAGAATCTTGACATTGATCAACCTGGAAACAATTAATCAAAACACACCTAAACTACAGCAGACTAAATCCCACATCCACAGTTCTATGAGCATAATGGATTCATTCATTTGATTGCATTTGATTTGCGCACTCACAGCCCTTTCCTTTCCCGCTCAGATCTTTAGCCACTAAATTTACAGCCAAATTTCGACAAccgagatttaaaaaaaaaaaattaattactaagTCTAACTTTCATCAAAATTCTTAACTAATGGTCTTCTTAATTAAGGATGCGGTCTGCTGCTTCAAATACCAACAGCTTTGCAATTACAGGAATCAAATCTACAACAACAATACAGTCACGAaagcaaaaaaatttctcaaaattacaatttcaaatcaaattcaattctGATAATAATAGATATCCGAAGGCTAACAAATCAAGCAATTGTGCCATTCACTCGATGCTGAAGTTCAGCAatccaataaaaaatttcatcattctAAAAATCAGAATCTTGAAATAGCAAAGTTGCTAAGCAAATTCATAAAACAGAATGAAAATCgaatcaagaaaatcaaaaccTAATCCCCTGTCTGCTTGCTGATAACAACAGAAAATCAGCCACCGCGTTTCCtcgaaaaccaaaaaaaaaaaaaaattattcttcaaagTTTTCctactatttttctttccttttccattcttttctcagaaaccaaacgaAAAAAATCGAAAGAGAGAGCGCGAGGCCAATGATAAACCTCACCATCTCCTTTGGTCTGTGACGATCCAGCACAACCCATTCTGGTTCCTCTACGCAATCGAAGAAACGGACATTGAAGCGCCCGTGAAGGTTTTTAGAGACTCCGGCGAGGGTTCCGGCCAGGTCCCGGAGGTCAAAAGCAGTATGGTCAGCAGTGGATGTTGGCTTTCATCTTCTCTGTTCCGCGTTTTGAGTCTTCTTATTTCGGTTCACCCAATCATTTTCCGCCACGTCAGAACTAAAAATGTTTCGTTACAACCTATTACGGTATTACCTACTATTCTCATTATCCATTagatttatttcttaaaaataatttccagtttaagtattttgttttattttccttttttttttccaattaatttaataatatataaaaggttatttaatgaattttattataaaaaaataaaatttaatacataaaaaattttaaaatatgtaattgagcgaaaaaaataattaaataaaaaacataaaaaataataaattcactCTAGCTTATACCACTTGAATGATAGAAATGACTAACATTAAAATCCTTGGGcctatttgaaaacaattcttaaaaataattttttaatttaaaaatcatgtttaacaaatttttaataaataaaaaagaaaaaaaaaagaggaagaatgctataatatttaaagataatatgaaaaattgtttttcatatttgagtttctgAACAATATTCCGCTTCCGACAAGACAAgaattatttcaaaaacaaaatgttttcaagaactgtttttcaaaacatgGCTGAGTAGCTCATCATCTCCACCACAAGAAGAAGTGGGCGATTCTACATGCTCATATACCTGCACAATGAGTTTCTTTCATTACTATGCTTCTTCAACAAATGGTTCAAAGATTGTCAATCCTGCTCAAGAGGGGGCCTTTGCTCAGAAGACAGACGCTCAAAACAACCGATCCGGTTAACGAAATAGTACAAATCTAAAAGGTAGAAAAAACAAGATGAATTTGACGGCTGCAATCTAATCAAAACCGAAACGAATCGTCGGATCCATACTTGCTTCTGATGTTGTAATGGTCGAACTTTGGATCATCGTAGTCCACTGCCTTGATCTCTACTGGTTTTGGCTCGGCCCCAACTGCTCCAAACATCTCTCCGCTTTTATCCCGTTGTCGATGCCTGCTTCTTTCTTTCTGGCTCTTGGACCTGACTTGGGTGTAGGGAGGAGGAACCTCACCTGAATGATAGAATTCTGCATATTCTTGTCGTTTTGAAGATCGGTGCTTGCTTGACAATGAAGGGTCCTTAAAGCTGTATGATTTGATCTTGGGAGGCTTCATTTCTGAATATTTTTCACTTGTGTTTGGAGTATGTGCTTGTCTGGTTTCGGAAAGAGGAGGAGGGGCTCTCTGCTTCTGAGCTAATGGGGGATCGGCTTCGTCTTCAGGCATTATGAGATGATCTTTTAATGGAGTGAGGCCTTTCCTGGCTCGGGTGGGCATGAAGCGAGAAGGGATGAAGTAAAGGAATATGCCAGTCAGTGCTTCGAGCGTGAGCTTGGACAGATCAATTATGAGCTGCCCGAAGGAAGGCCATCCTGCATCTGGTTCCTCTTTTATGCTCTCCACAATGGGAGTTGGTTTCTCCTTGATCAGTTGGTCTTCGAATTCACTCTCTGAGTACTGCTGGAAATTCGCAAACAGACTTAGCCAACAATGCAAGAAAGTGGAAAATCAAAGAATCTTACAACTATTTCTGGTTACCATTGTTCTAAGATTTCCAGATTTTCTTATCGTTCTTCCATCAAATGAATCATAAGTGAATAAAGCAAGTGTTACCGTCTTTGAGAAAGCGGAAGGCCCAAATCCTTTCTGAAGCAAGCATGAAGCATATCCTACCATGACAGCACCAATAACCATAAAAATATCTGCCAAAATAACCGACAAAACAAGTCAGACTGGGTTTATTCCTCTGATCAATCGTGTTATTCTAGCGTCGCAAAGTAACAGACAGCAAAGAGCATCACTGAAAGTAAATCATTGCACAAGCCATCATACGAACACACTATTCAACAAACTTAAAATGGACATAGACATGCCATTTTCATTGAAGAACCTCAGTTACAACTAGAGTAAATCATTAACTATTAGTTATTAACTATTCTGAATTCAGAATTTCCGCTCAAACACAATGAGGCATATGTCTGGACAAGGTCATCTTCGGTTGTCTGATATTTGGCTTCCCAAATGCCCTTAGGCACCATAGGATTGTTCAAGTTTCATATCAAGATAGATTGCCACAATGGACATTGGCACATGATAATGACATTTCTACTCACCAATAGCCACAGATGCATGGCATTAATCAAAAGAACACATGATCCATGAGATCCCATATCGTGTACGGGGAAAAGTGTCTAATACTTCATATATAGTGGGCTCCTCTTAATTGTGTAAACATGTTTAAACCAGTGATAGCCTTGGCACAGTGTAATCATATGTCACCCACATCAGCTGGGGGGTTCTGTCCACCTCGACTGGCAATCCCATGTCACCCTACACTGGCTAGAGAGAGAAGTTTCTTACACTAATATATGGCAGACTTCTCTTAATGCCATGTAATGGGAGGAAACCGTGGCCTGTGTTACACCCAGAATGAAGCATCTGGATTTCTACTGTCAAGGTTTTAGGTTCTGGAGCATGCCGTTCTCAGTATTCCATTTTCCTCACAATAATAGTGATTGCGACGTCGCCATTTTGAATGATAATATGCTTTAAATCAGCATATACTATGAAACACAGACTGGAGACCCAGTGCAGGTCTTGTTCTGGGAGAGGTGGACCAGTGATATAAACAAGAAGGAACGTTTTTGCACGAAGTGGACGCATTCATCAAAACTAGACTTCTTATTGctgactttatttatttaactagaAACTTGGTAGTTATCATAACTTAGCTCCACATTCAAGATTATGAGTTTAGTCATGCATTCATGACTTGTTGATAGAGATCAATGTTGGCATAAATGCTTATGCATGTTAAAATAGTTGCTCTCTTTAATTCTCACTCATTCTTTTCCACAAGCTTCCGATTCCTACCACCAGTAATGTCCCTAATGGAATCAGGAAGCACCTACAGCACattgaatagaaaatttaaGCGTCTACCTTGTCTTCTCAATCCTGACCACCACCATCTCATAAAGCAGGACTGCCTCCAATTATTCCCAATCctaaaaattacaaacaaaaacaagaaactaACGAGCCACACTTCTTATTCCCATCAAGGTGTACTTAGTGAATGCTATGCTGAGCAAATTTGGGAAATGATACTTCAAGGGGCTGACCCATTTAAAGTATCAACCTGAAATCTAACTCTCCTGCAACATAATCCCTGACAGGGAAACTCAgcaggttgatctgcccacccCATCCTAATACTCTTCCATAGCCCTCTCCCATCAGGATCTCTCACCTTGCGACACCAAGCACTCACCTCCTTGGACCTGCCTGCCATGACCTTTTTCCACTGATTCTCTCTCTTCCCCAAAAATCTCAATAGCCACTTATCTAGGGAGCCTTATCGAGCATAATTAAGCTCCTCACACCAAGAACCCATcctcctccctctctctctctctctctctctctctctgggaGAAGAAACTGTCTTCCAACTGAAAAAAGTGCATCTTTCTTTACCCTTACTAAACCGCTCCATATGGAAAGTCCCTTACAGCTTTTccaacatattttcaaactgAAATTAGGACAAAAGAAgacaatgatataaaaaatacacTGTGAAGGTTGACAATTCCTTGAACAGGTAAGAGGCACTATTAAAATGTATGGATCCACATACACTCTACATGACTAAGCTAATTCCATTGTCATACCAGCCATACTGATAACCCAGAGAGTTTTAATTTCTTAGCTGTTTCAATATATTTCCtgattgcctatcaaaaaaccAGAGCAAAAACTTCCATGAAAAAACCCTCACTTACCAACTTCTTgccattttttataaaagaaatctAAAATTTCTTACCACTCTATGCTTTGTTTCTCTTTTGagttttttatcataaaattttcaacaatttttcacAGGAATCtgttaatgaaattattaaaatttttagactCAATAcaatctaatgaaaaaaaaaatgaatgatagATTGGTTGTCAAAACATTAATAATAAGGTTATGCAATTATAATAACTCTTCAAGAGTTATGATAAATCTATTGAATATCAATATCTAAGTTTATCTATTATTAagtcaaatttttgtttaatttatcaAAGAGTACCCCCAAGAATAAATTTCTGCCTCCACCACTGGCTACTTCCATTCTCAGAGAATCATATACTTGAACTTGAAAAAACATAAGACATCAAGTCCAAACCTGTGGCAGAAATAGAACTGTTCTGGTAATCACAATCCTCCTGGTTGAGAGAGATTTGCCGAAGTGCAGCATTTCCTCTGTCAACAACTAATAAAGAACAGGTAGGCCGAACATACACTACATCAAAATCACTTGAGAACTTTGCATCCTCACTGGGTCCATCTCTGTACCCTGCAACATTTGATTTCCCACCTGCAATTGTTGTCACACCTACAATTTCCCAAAACAGATTTTGTTCAGAGTTTAGGTAGTTTATATATTAGCCAGAGAAATTTTACTTTGGATTATTTCCAGCATCAGCAGACCAAGGTTTAACAACTGAAACAGAATCTAAAATCTAGATAAGTATTACTTTGAAAGAACACCAATTGACAGACCTGAATCTCCTATCTTTCTGATGGCCAGATTTGAGGTGTCAGCAACATACACGTTCCCTTTATCATCCATAGTTACACCTTTGGGGCCATTAAAACGGGCATCACTAGGTTTTCCATCAACATGTCCCGTGTGACCCTGAAATGAACCAGCAACCAATCTCGCTCTACTATCTGTaacaagataaatataaatataccaCAAAGAGAAATTGCTGAATTTACATATGAACACCAAATTAGTTCCCTCAATCCACAGtgcaaaaaatttaaattcgcCCAACAAAGACCAATGTCTTTGCCAAGAAAAACTgagtaaaaccaaataaaaagaacTTTAAGTCTTATGTTTTACATTTTTGGCTTCTAATAAATGGAAAAGTCACATAAACTAAGCCAAATAGTTGAATGAAACTTGGTTAAGGTTGTTTCTTGCGTCCAAAATACCAGAACACCACAGTTCAAAACTCTCGTTTCTGTTCATTTCTTAGCTTTCCTCGATGTACAAATGGAGCATACAGGGATAAAGAAATCATAATTCCAAGATTTCGAGTTCAGCACACAAACCCAATTGCTCAGTTAAGTTAGGGAAAAACAAGAACTGTGGATTGTCAACTTCCAAATGTcaaaagaaaccaaaatcaaGCAATTTAGCATGGGAAAAAGGTGATAACAAAAGCATACATTGTGACAATGGAGGAGTAATCCGAACGATGTTATTCTTAACTGCATCGACAGCAAATAGTTCACCGTCCTCAGACACCCGGATTGAGTGAGGAACAACCCCAAGCTCATTTCCTTCCACAACAGTTTCAACCAAGTacccatcttcaaattgaagaACATGCCCATCTGTAAAAATTACAACACACGCAATAATTATAGTCCTCAATTcctcatttattgataaaataaaaacaggAATAATTTACAAACTACCTGAATGGGGTGCTTTGGAGGAAGACCTGGTCCATTTGAGAAGAGAGGAAAAGTGCCTTACAAAGGGTCCTGAGTTGTCATTGTTCAAAACACAAGACAAgtgaacaaataaatgaaatcagTCAGACTCGTTAAGCAAACAGATCAAAATAACACACAAACAATCAGAACCATTCAAACTCGTTAACCAAACAGATCAAACAGCATCCTAACTTAGCAGAATAATTAAGCAGTCTTATTCCCAACAAAATCAGTGaacaaatacaagaaaatgagCATGCCCATTAACCAAACAGATCAAAAGAACCCAAAATTTTACACACGAACTTAGCAGAATGATTAAGCATATCCTTATTCCCAACAAAGTGGGTAAGTAAAAACCGCCCCAAAAAAAGCATACCCATTACCAATCAGATCAAAAGAACCCAAAATTTTATCTAGATTGAGAGGTACTGACCTAAAGGAGGGGCAGCCTGAGCCCGAAATTGAAgggaaaaagtgaaaacaagCGTTAAGATAATGAGAAAAAGAAGGGATTTTTTCATGGCTCTCAGAACAACCACCAAACCTAAGCTTCAGAAAGAGACTGTAGCAGAGCCCCGGACTGGACTTTCAAGATGATTTCATCCCTGCAGAGACATCTTGGATTGGGGTTTTCAAGTTATGGCACTGTGCTCTGCTCTCACCACTTCTGTGTCTTTTGCTCATTGAGCTTTTTTTCCGCTGTTGCCCGTATGCTAAAATGACAGCTTGTCCGTGACAACCAAAACAGATCACTTTAAGATCGTTGttttagaagaaaataattaacTCAGTGAATcctatggtttttatttatcacAACCATCAGCGTGCATGTGACGCTAGCTTGTTTAAGCATATAGAAAGTGCGTTTTTCCATGAGCGAGGGAAAATCAGCGGAGAAAGAAGTGCCTTTCACTGTTGGTAAAAGCACTTTTTCTAAAGCGGgtccctttttttgttttttcctttttcttttttctttttctcctctttttctcgttttttctttttttcttctctctgtcTCGATTCCTCCGTGAAACTTCTATTAGCATATTAGACTgttcattaatttttagaagaaaaagaaaaataattttccaaagtttcaaagtttttttttttttcctcttttatctttttatttatttatttatttattagagcAGCTCATCAAGATTATTATTGAATCtaaataatataagataaaatctTATTGTCATATTTCATTACATAATATATGTATAGATCCTTCATTTTGGGATcatcaaaatatattatttt
This window contains:
- the LOC117909597 gene encoding uncharacterized protein LOC117909597 isoform X1, yielding MKKSLLFLIILTLVFTFSLQFRAQAAPPLGPFVRHFSSLLKWTRSSSKAPHSGNGHVLQFEDGYLVETVVEGNELGVVPHSIRVSEDGELFAVDAVKNNIVRITPPLSQYSRARLVAGSFQGHTGHVDGKPSDARFNGPKGVTMDDKGNVYVADTSNLAIRKIGDSGVTTIAGGKSNVAGYRDGPSEDAKFSSDFDVVYVRPTCSLLVVDRGNAALRQISLNQEDCDYQNSSISATDIFMVIGAVMVGYASCLLQKGFGPSAFSKTQYSESEFEDQLIKEKPTPIVESIKEEPDAGWPSFGQLIIDLSKLTLEALTGIFLYFIPSRFMPTRARKGLTPLKDHLIMPEDEADPPLAQKQRAPPPLSETRQAHTPNTSEKYSEMKPPKIKSYSFKDPSLSSKHRSSKRQEYAEFYHSGEVPPPYTQVRSKSQKERSRHRQRDKSGEMFGAVGAEPKPVEIKAVDYDDPKFDHYNIRSKYGSDDSFRF
- the LOC117909597 gene encoding uncharacterized protein LOC117909597 isoform X3, with the translated sequence MKKSLLFLIILTLVFTFSLQFRAQAAPPLGPFVRHFSSLLKWTRSSSKAPHSGNGHVLQFEDGYLVETVVEGNELGVVPHSIRVSEDGELFAVDAVKNNIVRITPPLSQYSRARLVAGSFQGHTGHVDGKPSDARFNGPKGVTMDDKGNVYVADTSNLAIRKIGDSGVTTIAGGKSNVAGYRDGPSEDAKFSSDFDVVYVRPTCSLLVVDRGNAALRQISLNQEDCDYQNSSISATDIFMVIGAVMVGYASCLLQKGFGPSAFSKTYSESEFEDQLIKEKPTPIVESIKEEPDAGWPSFGQLIIDLSKLTLEALTGIFLYFIPSRFMPTRARKGLTPLKDHLIMPEDEADPPLAQKQRAPPPLSETRQAHTPNTSEKYSEMKPPKIKSYSFKDPSLSSKHRSSKRQEYAEFYHSGEVPPPYTQVRSKSQKERSRHRQRDKSGEMFGAVGAEPKPVEIKAVDYDDPKFDHYNIRSKYGSDDSFRF
- the LOC117908552 gene encoding ubiquitin domain-containing protein 1-like, with the translated sequence MGCAGSSQTKGDGTVKKIRKPKPWKNPQPLTKTQLMQMRDEFWDTAPHYGGQKEIWDALRAAAEADLTLAQAIVDSAGVIVQSADLTICYDERGAKYELPHYVLSEPTNLIRDG
- the LOC117909597 gene encoding uncharacterized protein LOC117909597 isoform X2, which translates into the protein MKKSLLFLIILTLVFTFSLQFRAQAAPPLGPFVRHFSSLLKWTRSSSKAPHSDGHVLQFEDGYLVETVVEGNELGVVPHSIRVSEDGELFAVDAVKNNIVRITPPLSQYSRARLVAGSFQGHTGHVDGKPSDARFNGPKGVTMDDKGNVYVADTSNLAIRKIGDSGVTTIAGGKSNVAGYRDGPSEDAKFSSDFDVVYVRPTCSLLVVDRGNAALRQISLNQEDCDYQNSSISATDIFMVIGAVMVGYASCLLQKGFGPSAFSKTQYSESEFEDQLIKEKPTPIVESIKEEPDAGWPSFGQLIIDLSKLTLEALTGIFLYFIPSRFMPTRARKGLTPLKDHLIMPEDEADPPLAQKQRAPPPLSETRQAHTPNTSEKYSEMKPPKIKSYSFKDPSLSSKHRSSKRQEYAEFYHSGEVPPPYTQVRSKSQKERSRHRQRDKSGEMFGAVGAEPKPVEIKAVDYDDPKFDHYNIRSKYGSDDSFRF